In the Sandaracinus amylolyticus genome, TGGTGAAGCTGACCGAGGCGCGGGCGGCGGAGCTCGTCGCCGCGCGGGTCGGCGCACCGTTCGACCCCGGGCACGGCCGGAAGATGAAGGCGTGGATCGCGGTGCCACCGCGCGATGCCCCGCCGAGCTGGATCGAGCTCGCGCTCGAGGCGCACGCGCTCGCGACCGCGCCGACGACGAAGAGGAGGACGAAGTGAACGCTCCGGACGACACGCTCGCGATCGCGCGGGCCTACCATCGAGGCTGGTCGACGAAGCGGTTCGACGACGCGGTGCGCCTGCTCGCGCGCGACCTGATCGTCGAGGTGCCGATCAACGCGTATCCCGACGCCGAGTCGTTCGCGAAGGCGCTCGTCGCGTTCGGCGGGATGACGACTCGGGTCGAGCTGCTGGCGGAGCTCGCGGGCGACGATCAGGCGATGCTGCTCTACGACATGGAGGTCGTGGGGCTCGGTCGGCTGCGGGTCGCCGAGCACTTCACGATCCGCGGCGGAACGATCACCCGGATCCGTCAGATCCACGACACCGCGGCGCTGCGCGCCGCGGGCTTCGCGAGCTGACGCACGCTCATCGCGCGGCCGCGCTCGCCTCGGCCTGCGCGGCCCGCGGCAGCACCAGGCGGAACGTGGTGCCCTGGCCGACGACGCTGTGCACCTCGAGCGAGCCTCCGTGCGCCTCGGCGATGCCGTGCGCGATCGCGAGCCCGAGCCCGGCCCCGCCGCGCCGGGCGCGCGCGCTCTGCCAGAAGCGATCGAACACGTGCGGCAGCTCCTCGGGCGCGATGCCGCACCCGGTGTCGTGCACCTGCACCTCCACGGTGCCCGGCAGCACGCGCACGTGGATGTCGATGCGGCCGCCTTCGCCGGTGAATTTCACCGCGTTCGCGACGAGGTTCGAGAGCAGCTGCTTGACGCGATGGGGATCGATCCACAGCGGCTCGAGGGGCTCGGGCACGTGCGCCTCGAGCGCCAGACCGCGCGCGTCGGCGAGCGGCCGGTGCAGCTCGACGAGCTCGCCGATGAGCGCCGCGAGCGACGTGCTGCGTCGCTCGAGCGGGATCGTCCCGCTCTCCACGATCGCGACGGTGAGCAGATCTTCGACGAGCTGGTTCGCGTGCTGGATCGATCGACGGATCACGTCGGCGGCGAGGCTCGAGCCCTGTTGGGTCGAGAGCATGCCCGCGCTCATCGCGATCGCCTGGAGCGGCGTGCGCAGATCGTGGGCGACGAAGACGAGCACGTCGTCGCGCAGCCGCTTGGCGTCGAGCGCGGCGCGGTGCTGGCGCGCGGCGTCGATCGCGAGGGCCGCACGCTCGGCGAGCGCGCGCGCGAGCACCAGCGAGCTCGCATCGAAACGGCGCGCGTCGTCCACGTACGCCATGAGCAGCACGCCCATCGCGCGATCACGCGCGACGAGCGGGACGAGGGCGAGCGAGGTCGGCCCGAGCGCGCGCGCCTCGGCGAGCGCCGCAGGGCGTCCGCCCGAGGCCGCGAACAGCCACGCGTCGTCCACTCGCTCGACGAGGCGCGCACGGCGCTCGCGCATCACCTCGTCGATCGCCGCGCCGAAAGGGCGGGCACGCGAACGCGTGAGATCACGGCTCGGATCGCGGTGCGCCGCCGCCGCGCCGTGCAGCTCGTCGCCGAGCTCGATCGCGCAGAGATCCGCGATCCGCGGGACGAGGAAGTGCACGAAACGATCGAGCGTGGTCTTCAGATCGAGGGACGCGCCGAGCACCGGGCCGATGTCCGCGAGGCACGCCAGCGCTTCCTCGGCGTGGCGTCGCTCGGTCACGTCGTAGAACGTCAGCGTCGTGCGCTCCTGACCCTTCGCGTCGCGGTAGAGCGTCGACGAGACCAACGCCGGAAAGCGCGTCCCGTCGCCGCGCACCA is a window encoding:
- a CDS encoding TfoX/Sxy family protein; the encoded protein is MSDGFEALLDALAAIPRTAACVAEHRDARGGRARFGARTLKVDGRMFAMPFDGALVVKLTEARAAELVAARVGAPFDPGHGRKMKAWIAVPPRDAPPSWIELALEAHALATAPTTKRRTK
- a CDS encoding nuclear transport factor 2 family protein, with the protein product MNAPDDTLAIARAYHRGWSTKRFDDAVRLLARDLIVEVPINAYPDAESFAKALVAFGGMTTRVELLAELAGDDQAMLLYDMEVVGLGRLRVAEHFTIRGGTITRIRQIHDTAALRAAGFAS
- a CDS encoding ATP-binding protein yields the protein MIAIVDRELRISRASESLTWALAGPRESLVGTSIERFLPGAGPALREAVRAASPSRVPVSLVVSQGATLATTIEIVPLGEGRGAVLAVEPVTGLAAEERLAVVLDHVSDGFAVFDREWRYVFLNRAAERFYGRPRGEMLGRVLWELFPRALGTELERSMREVERTRTAAELEIVSPQFGRWMQYRLVPYEDGLAFFFRDVDEEHRVREALRESEERHRGMFQHSLTGWLLTTPDGPVLAANPAACRMLGRTEEEIVRIGRAGIVDTNDPRLAPALEHRRRHGWVIAEITMVRGDGTRFPALVSSTLYRDAKGQERTTLTFYDVTERRHAEEALACLADIGPVLGASLDLKTTLDRFVHFLVPRIADLCAIELGDELHGAAAAHRDPSRDLTRSRARPFGAAIDEVMRERRARLVERVDDAWLFAASGGRPAALAEARALGPTSLALVPLVARDRAMGVLLMAYVDDARRFDASSLVLARALAERAALAIDAARQHRAALDAKRLRDDVLVFVAHDLRTPLQAIAMSAGMLSTQQGSSLAADVIRRSIQHANQLVEDLLTVAIVESGTIPLERRSTSLAALIGELVELHRPLADARGLALEAHVPEPLEPLWIDPHRVKQLLSNLVANAVKFTGEGGRIDIHVRVLPGTVEVQVHDTGCGIAPEELPHVFDRFWQSARARRGGAGLGLAIAHGIAEAHGGSLEVHSVVGQGTTFRLVLPRAAQAEASAAAR